One part of the Candidatus Binatia bacterium genome encodes these proteins:
- a CDS encoding sulfatase: MSCLVASACDAPARREPPHVLLVTIDTLRADHLSAYGYERKTSPNLDRLAAEGALFEVAYAPVPTTAPSHATLLTGRYPLGHGVLRNGIPLGAEPPTLPELLAARGYRTAAFVSSFPVSAEFGFARGFAHFDDRFEEGRGSMKRREWNQRTVESAFDRLGADTVDRAIAWWSEQDDAAPRFVWVHLFDPHAPYRAPEPYGSAFSDPARRGRHDRRMDAYDGEILYADAQLGRLVDAFARAAGSRGLFTIVTADHGEAFGEHGMFGHNHTVFEEEVRVPLVLHWRGVLAPGVRVASAAHLVDVLPTVAAATGLDLARSRGVLAGIDLLAVVADGAGDEQRAVFLQRPFFEDRKRARRRGMLGFGFGVRRGDWKYIEALEQGQRKLFDLASDPGERTDLAAREAERVSELSAAIASWREHETANAVAVQPPPLRSKEVRRKLRALGYVE, encoded by the coding sequence GTGAGCTGCCTGGTCGCGTCGGCGTGTGACGCTCCGGCGCGCCGCGAGCCACCGCACGTGCTGCTGGTCACCATCGACACGCTGCGCGCCGACCACCTCTCGGCCTACGGCTACGAGCGAAAGACCTCGCCCAACCTCGATCGTCTCGCCGCCGAGGGCGCGCTGTTCGAGGTCGCGTACGCGCCGGTGCCGACCACCGCCCCATCGCACGCGACGCTGCTCACCGGACGCTACCCGCTCGGCCACGGCGTGCTGCGCAACGGCATTCCGCTCGGCGCCGAGCCGCCGACGCTGCCCGAGCTCCTCGCCGCGCGTGGCTACCGCACCGCCGCCTTCGTGAGCTCCTTTCCGGTGTCCGCGGAGTTCGGCTTCGCGCGCGGGTTTGCGCACTTCGACGACCGCTTCGAGGAGGGCCGAGGCTCGATGAAGCGGCGCGAGTGGAACCAGCGTACGGTCGAGTCCGCTTTCGACCGACTCGGTGCCGACACGGTCGATCGCGCGATCGCCTGGTGGTCGGAGCAAGACGACGCCGCGCCGCGCTTCGTGTGGGTCCATCTCTTCGACCCGCACGCGCCCTATCGGGCGCCGGAGCCGTATGGCAGCGCGTTCAGCGACCCCGCCCGCCGTGGGCGTCACGACCGCCGGATGGACGCCTACGACGGCGAGATCCTCTACGCCGACGCGCAGCTCGGACGCCTGGTCGACGCGTTCGCGCGCGCCGCGGGCTCGCGCGGGCTCTTCACCATCGTGACCGCGGACCACGGCGAGGCGTTCGGCGAGCACGGCATGTTCGGGCACAACCACACGGTGTTCGAGGAGGAGGTGCGCGTGCCTCTCGTCCTGCACTGGCGTGGCGTCCTCGCCCCCGGCGTGCGCGTCGCGAGCGCCGCGCACCTGGTCGACGTGCTGCCGACGGTGGCCGCCGCGACGGGCCTCGATCTCGCTCGTTCGCGCGGCGTGCTCGCGGGCATCGACCTGCTCGCGGTGGTCGCCGATGGCGCCGGGGACGAGCAGCGAGCGGTCTTTCTGCAGCGCCCGTTTTTCGAGGACCGGAAGCGCGCGCGTCGGCGCGGCATGCTCGGCTTCGGCTTCGGGGTAAGGCGCGGCGACTGGAAGTACATCGAGGCGCTCGAGCAGGGGCAGCGCAAGCTGTTCGATCTCGCGTCGGATCCCGGCGAGCGCACCGACCTCGCGGCGCGCGAGGCGGAGCGCGTGAGCGAGCTCTCGGCCGCGATCGCGAGCTGGCGCGAGCACGAGACGGCGAACGCGGTCGCCGTGCAGCCGCCGCCGCTGCGCTCGAAAGAGGTGCGGCGCAAGCTCCGTGCGCTCGGGTATGTCGAGTAG
- a CDS encoding sulfatase-like hydrolase/transferase — translation MSSRSVAALVAVLLLAAALRLTAVLTWGDVQVLRGDEGWYVRAARSLAAGTGYTGALRPPGHPALLSVVFAAGGDLREARFAQIAVSLAGIAMLFGIVRAGFGTLAATLSALLMALHPTLISYTHFLWTETLVATLLLLAFWCLDRAERSARDGWLVGAGLALGAAVLTRDMLFAFVPVVLLWLAIGPAPRTATRIRRMALVALPVVLLIAPWMARNYVLLGKPFVLSTNSWFPIAVGNLLPEKRILGMSQENREFHERYLEMEDELERAAYARETALAAIAKEQPWWIVRKVLRNTYYLFSTASQLKRFVKSRWLARGWNDFMRNVTTVEATYYAVTMVLGIVALWLVPGGRLKLLVVALILFHWAVYIVANANHRFRVPLLPFFLLYVGPLLVGAGRRTVRERWRLAGAGASLAAFAAVLATPWLRRLLVALLVVPLLTGCQTTSATSGPPNVVLVSIDTLRPDHLGVYGYERTTSPNIDALARDGVVFENAVSPSSWTLPAHASMLTGVSPYRHGAVTSATPIRDDVPLLAELLRAHGFHTIGLINAPFVNRSYGFARGFERFEQSFARKKRDGARRHAAVLEAVRTLEPPFFLFVHYMDVHWPYRPPKAFNRFARDRRGKNVLQPLGVRGFLDFQKAVREGRVKLSAEDRQRLVDLYDGEILAMDAKIAELVEAVRERAPNTVFVITSDHGEEFFEHDGFGHSRTLYEEVVRVPLIVFGPGVARGERVSALVSLLDVVPTVLELAGAPLPQGLEGSSLVPALRGDDLRRDDTLIALQTSSHDGYEALRGVRSPTRKLLHDGRSDRSELFDLARDPGERTNLWPATKDERLEAALAALQQPERGRPLPTPDADTVEALKALGYL, via the coding sequence ATGTCGAGTAGGAGCGTCGCGGCCCTGGTCGCGGTGCTGCTGCTCGCCGCGGCCCTTCGCTTGACCGCCGTGCTCACCTGGGGCGACGTCCAGGTGCTGCGCGGCGACGAAGGCTGGTACGTGCGCGCGGCGCGCTCGCTCGCCGCGGGCACCGGCTACACCGGCGCGCTACGCCCTCCCGGACACCCGGCGCTGCTCTCCGTGGTGTTCGCCGCGGGCGGCGATCTGCGCGAGGCGCGCTTTGCGCAGATCGCAGTGTCGCTCGCGGGCATCGCGATGCTGTTCGGCATCGTGCGAGCGGGCTTCGGCACGCTCGCCGCGACGCTGTCGGCGCTGCTCATGGCGCTCCACCCGACGCTGATCTCGTACACGCACTTCCTGTGGACGGAGACGCTCGTCGCGACGCTGCTGCTGCTCGCGTTCTGGTGCCTCGACCGCGCCGAGCGCAGCGCGCGCGACGGCTGGCTCGTCGGCGCCGGGCTGGCGCTCGGCGCCGCGGTGCTGACGCGCGACATGCTGTTCGCGTTCGTCCCGGTCGTGCTGCTGTGGCTCGCGATCGGACCTGCGCCGCGCACGGCGACGCGGATCCGCCGCATGGCGCTCGTCGCGCTGCCGGTCGTGCTCCTGATCGCGCCGTGGATGGCGCGCAACTACGTCCTCCTCGGGAAGCCGTTCGTCCTCTCGACCAACAGCTGGTTTCCGATCGCGGTCGGCAACCTTCTGCCGGAGAAGCGCATCCTCGGCATGTCGCAAGAGAACAGGGAGTTCCACGAGCGCTATCTCGAGATGGAGGACGAGCTCGAGCGCGCCGCGTACGCGCGCGAGACGGCGCTCGCGGCGATCGCCAAGGAGCAGCCGTGGTGGATCGTGCGCAAGGTCCTGCGCAACACGTACTACCTGTTCTCGACCGCGTCCCAGCTCAAGCGGTTCGTGAAGTCGCGCTGGCTCGCGCGAGGCTGGAACGACTTCATGCGCAACGTGACGACGGTCGAAGCGACGTACTACGCTGTCACGATGGTGCTCGGCATCGTCGCGCTCTGGCTCGTGCCCGGCGGGCGCCTCAAGCTGCTCGTGGTCGCGCTGATCCTGTTTCACTGGGCGGTCTACATCGTCGCCAACGCGAACCACCGCTTCCGCGTTCCGTTGCTGCCGTTCTTTCTGCTCTACGTCGGGCCGCTGCTGGTCGGCGCCGGTCGTCGAACCGTACGCGAGCGCTGGCGGCTCGCCGGCGCCGGCGCGAGCCTGGCCGCCTTCGCGGCCGTGCTGGCGACGCCCTGGCTACGGCGTCTGCTGGTCGCGCTGCTGGTCGTGCCGCTGCTGACCGGCTGCCAGACGACGAGCGCGACGTCCGGGCCGCCGAACGTCGTGCTCGTCTCGATCGACACGCTGCGGCCCGATCACCTCGGCGTGTACGGCTACGAGCGCACGACGTCGCCGAACATCGACGCGCTCGCGCGCGACGGCGTGGTGTTCGAGAACGCGGTGTCGCCGTCGTCGTGGACGCTGCCGGCGCACGCGAGCATGCTGACCGGCGTCTCGCCGTACCGGCACGGCGCGGTGACGTCGGCGACGCCGATCCGCGACGACGTGCCGCTGCTCGCCGAGCTGCTGCGCGCGCACGGCTTTCACACGATCGGGCTGATCAACGCGCCCTTCGTCAATCGCAGCTACGGCTTCGCACGCGGCTTCGAGCGCTTCGAGCAGAGCTTCGCGCGCAAGAAGCGCGACGGCGCGCGCCGTCACGCGGCGGTGCTCGAGGCGGTGCGGACGCTCGAGCCGCCGTTCTTCCTCTTCGTGCACTACATGGACGTGCACTGGCCGTACCGGCCGCCGAAGGCGTTCAACCGCTTTGCGCGCGACAGGCGCGGCAAGAACGTCCTGCAGCCGCTCGGCGTGCGGGGCTTCCTCGACTTCCAGAAGGCGGTGCGCGAGGGACGGGTGAAGCTGTCCGCCGAGGATCGCCAGCGGCTCGTCGACCTCTACGACGGCGAGATCCTCGCGATGGATGCGAAGATCGCGGAGCTCGTCGAGGCGGTGCGCGAGCGTGCGCCGAACACGGTCTTCGTCATCACCTCGGACCACGGCGAGGAGTTCTTCGAGCACGACGGCTTCGGTCACTCGCGGACGCTGTACGAGGAGGTCGTGCGCGTGCCGCTGATCGTGTTCGGTCCGGGCGTCGCGCGCGGCGAGCGCGTCTCCGCGCTGGTGTCGCTCCTCGATGTCGTGCCGACCGTGCTCGAGCTGGCCGGCGCGCCGCTGCCGCAGGGCCTCGAGGGCAGCTCGCTGGTACCGGCGCTGCGCGGCGACGACTTGCGACGTGACGACACGCTGATCGCCCTGCAGACCAGCTCGCACGACGGCTACGAGGCGCTGCGCGGCGTCCGCTCGCCCACGCGCAAGCTGCTGCACGACGGTCGCAGCGACCGGAGCGAGCTCTTCGACCTGGCGCGCGATCCGGGCGAGCGCACCAACCTGTGGCCCGCGACGAAGGACGAGCGCCTCGAGGCGGCGCTCGCCGCCCTGCAGCAGCCCGAGCGGGGTCGACCGCTACCGACCCCCGACGCGGACACCGTCGAAGCGCTGAAGGCGCTCGGCTACCTGTGA
- a CDS encoding sulfatase has product MRIWKLLLLPAAIGIALLGWRWASTPSPAPQAPPNVLLVSIDSLRADRVHAMGNPHETSPTIDALARDGVLFRNAVSSSSWTIPAHMTLLTGMLPGEHGVIAPTRQLREDVVTLADAFRVNGYATAGFVSGPTVRGVYGFAQGFETYDDDTIVAPNRLLSQKGITSPTIAELASGWLERWHASDERKPFFLFLHWWDVHYDYEPPPPYDRMFDPDYRGTITSDGFEMNPAIHAGMPEEDLQHLLALYDGELRFTDEHIGRVIALLDRLGVLDDTLVVVTADHGDEFFEHGGKGHGHTLFEEVVHIPLVIRYPRRVPAGQVVERQVRLVDVAPTVLGLVGVTPPPGFGSRTSFPDVGGRDLTPWITDPERIGDLPDLPAILELRKGLIAVRTNEHKLIVHLKNHHPPYLFDLVADRAETKNLASDDPSSPTADVQARLMELVTGWRREIPTLPRAYKRLTLEPELERRLEALGYVKPRSKRRQRRKAAATQPAPEATAAPTPPSAPAPH; this is encoded by the coding sequence TTGCGAATCTGGAAGCTGCTTCTGCTGCCGGCCGCGATCGGCATTGCGCTGCTCGGCTGGCGTTGGGCGAGCACGCCCTCCCCTGCGCCCCAAGCGCCGCCCAACGTGTTGCTGGTCTCGATCGACTCGCTGCGCGCGGATCGCGTGCACGCGATGGGCAATCCGCACGAGACCTCGCCGACCATCGACGCGCTGGCGCGTGATGGCGTGCTGTTTCGCAACGCGGTCTCGTCGTCGTCGTGGACGATCCCCGCGCACATGACGCTGCTCACCGGGATGCTGCCGGGCGAGCACGGCGTGATCGCACCGACGCGCCAGCTCCGCGAGGACGTGGTGACGCTCGCCGACGCGTTCCGCGTCAACGGCTACGCCACCGCAGGCTTCGTCTCGGGCCCGACGGTGCGCGGGGTGTACGGCTTCGCCCAAGGCTTCGAAACCTACGACGACGACACCATCGTCGCGCCGAACCGGCTGCTGTCGCAAAAGGGCATCACGTCGCCGACCATCGCCGAGCTGGCCAGCGGCTGGCTCGAGCGCTGGCACGCGAGCGACGAGCGCAAGCCGTTCTTCCTGTTCCTCCACTGGTGGGACGTGCACTACGACTACGAGCCGCCCCCGCCCTACGACCGCATGTTCGACCCGGACTACCGCGGGACGATCACCTCGGACGGCTTCGAGATGAACCCGGCGATCCATGCCGGCATGCCGGAGGAGGACCTCCAGCACCTGCTCGCGCTCTACGACGGCGAGCTGCGCTTCACCGACGAGCACATCGGGCGGGTGATCGCGCTGCTCGATCGCCTCGGCGTGCTCGACGACACGCTGGTCGTGGTGACCGCCGATCACGGCGACGAGTTCTTCGAGCACGGCGGCAAGGGCCACGGCCACACGCTGTTCGAGGAGGTCGTGCACATCCCGCTCGTCATCCGCTACCCGCGGCGCGTGCCGGCGGGTCAGGTGGTCGAGCGGCAGGTGCGCCTGGTCGACGTCGCGCCGACCGTCCTCGGTCTCGTCGGCGTGACGCCGCCGCCGGGCTTCGGCAGCCGGACGTCGTTCCCGGACGTCGGCGGGCGCGACCTCACGCCGTGGATCACCGACCCCGAGCGGATCGGCGACCTGCCCGACCTGCCGGCGATCCTCGAGCTGCGCAAGGGGCTCATCGCGGTGCGTACCAACGAGCACAAGCTCATCGTGCACCTGAAGAACCACCACCCGCCGTACCTGTTCGACCTGGTCGCCGACCGCGCCGAGACCAAGAACCTCGCTTCCGACGACCCGTCGTCGCCGACCGCCGACGTGCAGGCGCGCTTGATGGAGCTGGTCACGGGCTGGCGGCGCGAGATCCCCACGCTGCCGCGTGCGTACAAGCGGCTCACGCTCGAGCCCGAGCTGGAAAGGCGCCTCGAGGCGCTCGGCTACGTCAAGCCAAGGAGCAAGAGGCGCCAGCGTCGCAAGGCCGCCGCGACGCAACCGGCGCCGGAGGCGACGGCCGCGCCGACGCCTCCGAGTGCGCCGGCGCCTCATTGA
- a CDS encoding sulfatase-like hydrolase/transferase: protein MRPSPGTARTARHRAPILILLAVAATLGCAAREQPLADDSPAEWRPSSETGEERRPDIVVVVADDLDLRSARSMPFYQRLAAQGLEFRQHVTRTPVCAPSRASLLTGLGWERHGVGVGEKGRSFQTMLEHEQRTLGPLLQAAGYRTMLAGKYINATPCNHRPDGWDRWLCVCRSLYDARRYKISNDGRVYWSRVYQTDFLRDATLEFLREADERPTFVYLAPPAPHGPMDPPSRHANVDVPPLELPPSFAANEAIARSRHRRLMRTSLALGEMVEAVRDQLESSDRPWRLIFTVDNGIQQGAHGLLHKDVVWEESIRVPLVVLGSDIEPGVRDVQTIHEDVAATVLALAGVAVGDIDGTDLLTAPGHDEVSIRASSSSAVRSTTRKRITWDDGTITTFDLRNDPYELSPLPTF, encoded by the coding sequence GTGAGACCCTCGCCAGGCACGGCCAGGACCGCGCGCCACCGGGCGCCAATTTTGATCCTGCTCGCCGTGGCGGCGACGCTGGGCTGCGCGGCGCGCGAACAACCCCTTGCGGACGACTCACCGGCCGAGTGGCGGCCAAGCAGCGAGACGGGAGAGGAGCGCCGGCCGGACATCGTCGTCGTGGTCGCCGACGACCTCGACCTGCGCTCGGCGCGCAGCATGCCGTTCTACCAGCGCCTCGCGGCGCAAGGGCTCGAGTTCCGCCAGCACGTCACGCGCACGCCCGTGTGCGCGCCATCGCGCGCGTCGCTGCTCACCGGGCTCGGCTGGGAGCGGCACGGCGTCGGGGTCGGCGAGAAGGGCCGCTCCTTCCAGACGATGCTCGAGCACGAGCAGCGGACGCTCGGCCCGCTGCTGCAGGCAGCCGGCTACCGCACGATGCTCGCCGGCAAGTACATCAACGCGACGCCGTGCAACCACCGCCCCGATGGCTGGGACCGCTGGCTCTGCGTCTGCCGCTCGCTCTACGACGCGCGCAGGTACAAAATCAGCAATGACGGACGCGTCTACTGGTCGCGCGTCTACCAGACCGACTTCCTGCGCGACGCCACGCTCGAGTTCCTGCGCGAGGCGGACGAGCGGCCCACGTTCGTCTACCTCGCGCCGCCCGCGCCGCACGGACCGATGGATCCGCCCTCGCGACACGCCAACGTGGACGTCCCGCCCCTCGAGCTCCCGCCGTCGTTCGCGGCGAACGAGGCGATCGCGCGGTCGAGGCATCGGCGCCTCATGCGCACCTCGCTCGCGCTCGGCGAGATGGTCGAGGCGGTGCGTGACCAGCTCGAGTCGAGCGATCGCCCGTGGCGGCTGATCTTCACCGTCGACAACGGCATACAGCAGGGCGCGCACGGCTTGCTGCACAAGGACGTCGTCTGGGAGGAGTCGATCCGTGTCCCGCTCGTCGTCCTCGGCTCCGACATCGAGCCGGGCGTGCGCGACGTGCAGACCATCCACGAGGACGTGGCGGCGACGGTGCTCGCGCTCGCGGGCGTTGCGGTTGGCGACATCGACGGCACCGATCTGCTGACGGCGCCGGGGCACGACGAGGTGTCGATCCGCGCGAGCAGCTCGAGCGCCGTGCGCAGCACGACGCGCAAGCGCATCACCTGGGACGACGGCACGATCACGACCTTCGATCTACGCAACGACCCCTACGAGCTGTCGCCGCTGCCCACGTTCTGA
- a CDS encoding glycosyltransferase family 39 protein, with product MSVEPQVARTAHGGRASTEQAATRRRAALCLLLVLLVAVAVRFAAFFAFADLEGTHGDETYYVARARSLLASGRYAGGLRPPGQSSVIAASFALFGDELASARLVQVALSLVTVALVFDVVRRRVGVAAATASGLLCAVHPTLVHYAHLLWSENLYALLLVLTIWALERAERSGAVRWAVLAGCALGLAALTRESALYLLPIAAVWLVARRGREVALAARARAAVLLAVATLAVVAPWIARNVARYDMAVLATGRWRILAHGNLDEQTVRRLRPRAGEAYLYRGIRSSRERERIARDLVLGAIAERQPRWIFEKAVESTRDLLGTRSQLERFVKRRWLREGVRDAARVVVALERGLLVLVVACGVAGLWLAPLGRLRSLVASVVLLHWAIYVVALAHHRMLVPLLPSLAIAAGPLVTSTHPWRDARPWRLAGTVLTLLALGLPFVP from the coding sequence GTGAGCGTCGAGCCGCAGGTCGCACGCACGGCACACGGTGGGCGCGCCTCCACCGAGCAGGCGGCGACGCGAAGGCGCGCGGCGCTCTGCCTGCTGCTCGTGCTGCTGGTCGCGGTCGCGGTGCGCTTCGCCGCGTTTTTCGCGTTCGCCGACCTCGAGGGAACGCACGGCGACGAGACCTACTACGTCGCGCGCGCCCGCTCGCTGCTCGCTTCCGGCAGGTACGCCGGCGGGCTCAGGCCGCCCGGGCAGTCGAGCGTCATCGCGGCCTCGTTCGCGCTGTTCGGCGACGAGCTCGCCAGCGCGCGGCTCGTGCAGGTCGCGCTCTCGCTGGTGACGGTCGCGCTGGTGTTCGACGTCGTACGGCGGCGTGTCGGCGTTGCGGCGGCGACCGCGTCGGGGCTGCTGTGCGCCGTCCACCCGACGCTCGTGCACTACGCGCACCTGCTGTGGTCGGAGAACCTCTACGCGCTGCTGCTCGTGCTCACCATCTGGGCGCTCGAGCGGGCCGAGCGGAGCGGTGCCGTGCGCTGGGCCGTGCTCGCCGGCTGTGCGCTCGGGCTCGCCGCCTTGACGCGCGAGAGCGCGCTCTATCTCCTGCCGATCGCGGCCGTCTGGCTCGTCGCGCGGCGCGGGCGCGAGGTCGCGCTCGCCGCACGCGCGCGCGCCGCGGTGCTGCTCGCGGTCGCGACGCTCGCCGTGGTCGCGCCGTGGATCGCACGCAACGTCGCGCGCTACGACATGGCGGTCCTCGCCACCGGCCGCTGGCGGATCCTCGCGCACGGCAACCTCGACGAGCAGACGGTTCGGCGGCTGCGACCGCGCGCCGGCGAGGCGTACCTCTACCGCGGCATCCGCAGCTCGCGCGAGCGCGAGCGGATCGCGCGCGACCTCGTGCTGGGCGCGATCGCCGAGCGCCAGCCGCGGTGGATCTTCGAGAAGGCCGTCGAGAGCACGCGCGATCTGCTCGGCACGCGCTCGCAGCTCGAGCGCTTCGTCAAGCGTCGCTGGCTACGCGAGGGCGTACGCGACGCGGCGCGCGTCGTGGTCGCGCTCGAGCGCGGCCTGCTCGTGCTCGTCGTCGCCTGCGGCGTCGCCGGGCTGTGGCTCGCGCCGCTCGGACGCCTGCGGTCACTGGTCGCGAGCGTCGTGCTGCTGCACTGGGCGATCTACGTGGTGGCGCTCGCTCACCACCGCATGCTCGTGCCGCTGCTGCCCTCGCTCGCGATCGCGGCGGGTCCGCTCGTCACCTCGACGCATCCCTGGCGGGACGCGCGGCCGTGGCGGCTCGCCGGCACCGTCCTGACGCTGCTCGCGCTCGGTCTCCCGTTCGTGCCCTGA
- a CDS encoding DUF2142 domain-containing protein: MSGLRRATRRNETIDTTGSTNYAKFATSATDRTSERADDATFATRPRVAWWLDPARLFAVLAIPLGLVYALLTPPFQVPDELRHLRRVVQIAYGGVTGGTDIPASIDEFAKRAQADRRPRARVARRAFSIDKLRELAAMPLEPERAVHFAGDRTLPYSPVVYLPAVAAVGVGRAVGARPLALLYLARLALLAGGVALVWWALRLTPALAWPLCLLALLPMTTFLRSGLTADTMTTGCALLFFALMLRAWRGAGPLSTSELVALTAAGCVLALCKQGYLPLTLGVLGIPRERFATPRTRLVSLALMLGVPLLVSALWLASLDDWMWDNPRRANPDVQLRMLLENPRRFVEVLGATWLTPGRIWRLADTFVGRLLLLSVRPPTLVVVLCLATLVALIAGDATAPSARIRERLLLLGAVLACIVVISLGAWIKWSTVGGAAIHGIQGRYLHPLVPFVALALVPPRAVRWRCSARTAALLVVVVVGIANAVGLAGVVAATWAASR; this comes from the coding sequence GTGTCAGGCCTCCGTCGAGCGACTCGGAGGAACGAGACCATCGACACTACGGGCTCGACCAACTACGCGAAGTTCGCGACCTCGGCAACGGATCGCACGTCTGAGCGCGCCGACGACGCAACGTTCGCGACGCGTCCACGCGTCGCGTGGTGGCTCGATCCCGCGCGCCTGTTCGCGGTGCTCGCGATCCCGCTCGGCCTCGTCTACGCGCTGCTGACACCGCCGTTCCAGGTCCCCGACGAGCTGCGCCACCTGCGCCGCGTCGTGCAGATCGCATACGGCGGCGTCACGGGAGGCACCGACATTCCGGCGAGCATCGACGAATTCGCGAAGCGTGCGCAGGCGGATCGGCGTCCGCGGGCGCGCGTCGCGCGGCGCGCGTTCTCGATCGACAAGCTGCGCGAGCTCGCGGCGATGCCACTCGAGCCCGAGCGCGCCGTCCACTTCGCCGGCGATCGCACGCTCCCGTACAGCCCGGTCGTGTATCTGCCCGCCGTGGCGGCGGTTGGCGTCGGACGCGCGGTCGGGGCGCGTCCGCTCGCGCTGCTCTATCTCGCGCGGCTCGCGCTGCTCGCGGGGGGCGTCGCGCTGGTGTGGTGGGCGCTGCGGCTCACGCCCGCGCTCGCCTGGCCGCTGTGTCTGCTCGCGCTGCTGCCGATGACGACGTTTCTGCGCAGCGGGCTCACCGCCGACACGATGACCACCGGCTGCGCCTTGCTGTTTTTTGCCCTGATGCTGCGCGCGTGGCGCGGAGCGGGACCCCTGTCGACCTCCGAGCTGGTCGCGTTGACCGCGGCCGGCTGCGTGCTCGCGCTGTGCAAGCAGGGCTACCTGCCGCTCACGCTCGGCGTGCTCGGGATTCCGCGCGAACGCTTCGCGACGCCACGTACGCGCCTGGTTTCCCTCGCGCTGATGCTCGGCGTCCCGCTGCTGGTGAGCGCCCTCTGGCTCGCGTCGCTCGACGACTGGATGTGGGACAACCCCCGGCGCGCGAACCCCGACGTACAGCTTCGCATGCTGCTCGAGAATCCGCGACGCTTCGTCGAGGTGCTCGGCGCGACCTGGCTCACCCCCGGGCGCATCTGGCGTCTCGCCGACACCTTCGTCGGCAGGTTGCTGCTGCTCAGCGTGAGGCCGCCGACGCTGGTCGTCGTGCTCTGCCTGGCGACGCTCGTCGCGCTGATCGCCGGCGACGCGACCGCGCCGTCGGCGCGCATCCGCGAGCGTCTGCTGCTCCTCGGCGCCGTGCTCGCGTGCATCGTCGTGATCTCGCTCGGCGCCTGGATCAAGTGGTCAACCGTTGGCGGCGCCGCGATCCACGGCATCCAAGGTCGCTACCTGCACCCGCTCGTTCCCTTCGTCGCGCTGGCGCTCGTGCCGCCGAGGGCGGTGCGCTGGCGGTGCTCGGCGCGAACGGCGGCGCTGCTCGTGGTCGTCGTGGTCGGCATCGCGAACGCCGTCGGCCTCGCCGGCGTCGTGGCCGCGACCTGGGCCGCGTCGCGGTAG